The Tautonia rosea genome includes a region encoding these proteins:
- a CDS encoding ATP-binding protein: MASLLVVQGADRGKRFELPEQPTALGRERSIPIRLHDSEVSRRHAEIRPEVSGGMRLVDLQSANGTFLNGELIDEAALKPGDRIQIGSTVLVFDAGLSAKDDLTDRVDVLALARAEDRSEIVRSLPVGHGSQMLGAPESAGEWLKVRLANLSVMYQATRAISDVLDPEALLPQILELVFESIGADRGAILLFDPRGELTPKAVRWRGPVQDPDERMRISRSIVDHVLTEGQGVITFDAPVDRRFGPSQSIVDYGIREAICVPVQGRHTTLGVLYADVRGSREMVVDGPDRGRPRGKFTQEHLMLMVAIGHQSGLAIESTNFYRDKLEAERLAAVGQTIATLSHHIKNILQGIKGGSYLVEMGLSQHDESITRRGWGIVEKNQAKIYNLVMDMLSFSKDRDPVLELTDLNEVVGDVVELMQSRADELGVTLNWQPADDLPTVQLDPDGIHRAVLNVVTNALDAAEGRPDALVSVSTSADAEHDRVLVAIEDNGVGIPESELTTIFEIFASTKGARGTGIGLPVSDKIVREHGGRIEVTSTHGVGSRFLFQLPLRPPEDVSDEDDGLGTLGD, translated from the coding sequence GTGGCCTCGTTGCTGGTGGTCCAGGGGGCCGATCGGGGCAAGCGTTTCGAGCTACCGGAGCAACCGACCGCACTGGGCCGCGAGCGCTCTATTCCGATCCGGCTTCATGACAGTGAAGTGTCTCGACGCCACGCTGAGATCCGTCCCGAGGTCTCGGGTGGAATGCGACTCGTGGACCTCCAATCGGCCAATGGCACGTTTCTCAATGGCGAGCTGATCGACGAAGCCGCCTTGAAGCCGGGCGATCGGATTCAGATCGGCTCGACCGTGTTGGTGTTCGATGCGGGACTGTCGGCGAAGGACGACCTCACCGACCGGGTCGACGTGCTGGCCCTGGCGCGGGCCGAGGACCGGTCGGAGATCGTCCGAAGCTTGCCGGTCGGGCACGGTTCGCAGATGCTTGGTGCTCCTGAATCAGCCGGCGAATGGTTAAAGGTTCGACTGGCGAACCTGTCGGTCATGTACCAGGCAACCCGGGCGATCAGCGATGTGCTGGACCCCGAGGCGCTGCTCCCTCAGATCCTGGAGCTGGTGTTTGAGTCGATCGGTGCGGATCGGGGGGCGATTCTCCTGTTCGACCCTCGGGGAGAGCTGACGCCCAAGGCCGTTCGTTGGCGAGGACCGGTGCAGGACCCGGACGAACGGATGCGGATCTCTCGGTCGATCGTTGACCACGTCCTGACCGAGGGTCAGGGGGTCATCACCTTTGATGCTCCGGTCGATCGTCGGTTCGGACCGTCGCAGTCGATCGTCGATTACGGCATCCGGGAAGCGATCTGCGTGCCGGTCCAGGGAAGGCACACAACGCTCGGCGTGCTTTACGCCGACGTGCGAGGATCTCGGGAAATGGTGGTCGATGGGCCGGATCGAGGCCGTCCACGCGGCAAGTTCACGCAGGAGCATCTGATGCTCATGGTGGCCATTGGCCATCAGTCCGGCCTGGCCATCGAGAGTACGAACTTCTACCGAGACAAGCTTGAAGCCGAACGCCTGGCGGCCGTCGGCCAAACGATCGCCACCTTAAGCCATCATATCAAGAACATCTTACAGGGAATCAAAGGGGGAAGTTACCTCGTTGAGATGGGGCTCAGCCAGCATGATGAAAGCATCACCCGTCGAGGCTGGGGAATTGTCGAGAAGAACCAGGCGAAGATCTACAACCTGGTCATGGACATGCTTTCCTTCTCGAAGGATCGAGACCCGGTCCTGGAGTTGACCGACCTGAATGAGGTTGTGGGAGACGTGGTCGAGCTGATGCAATCGCGGGCCGATGAGCTGGGTGTGACGCTCAACTGGCAACCCGCCGATGACCTGCCAACCGTGCAGCTTGATCCCGACGGCATCCATCGCGCTGTGCTGAACGTTGTCACCAATGCGCTGGACGCCGCGGAAGGGCGTCCCGACGCCCTCGTGAGCGTCTCGACCAGCGCTGACGCCGAGCACGATCGAGTGCTGGTTGCGATCGAAGATAATGGGGTGGGCATCCCCGAATCGGAACTTACGACCATTTTTGAGATTTTCGCCTCGACCAAGGGAGCGAGGGGGACCGGAATCGGCTTGCCGGTCTCGGACAAGATTGTCCGGGAACATGGCGGGCGGATCGAGGTCACGTCGACTCACGGGGTCGGCTCGCGATTTCTCTTTCAGTTGCCCCTGAGGCCTCCTGAAGATGTCTCGGACGAGGACGACGGCCTCGGCACCCTGGGGGATTGA
- a CDS encoding acyl-CoA thioesterase encodes MSSAGGGETLTHRLILPRDANHHGTLYAGVLLSLALEAAYATGYRTLGERANLVLKRVLDLRCFEPVPVGRVVELRGREVYRTRAQVVVALRGMPLVGRSRDWMDGLMQFVQVDTDGRPVPIDESLDEALLPTPASWEELQRRAQQLLAVRVRPHRTLPD; translated from the coding sequence ATGTCATCCGCAGGCGGGGGAGAAACGCTGACCCATCGCCTCATCCTTCCTCGAGACGCCAACCACCACGGCACCTTGTATGCCGGTGTCCTGCTTTCACTGGCGCTTGAGGCCGCTTATGCGACTGGCTATCGAACGCTTGGAGAACGCGCCAATCTTGTACTCAAACGCGTGCTCGACCTCCGTTGCTTCGAGCCGGTTCCCGTCGGCCGAGTGGTTGAGTTACGCGGACGAGAGGTCTACCGGACCAGGGCTCAGGTCGTGGTCGCCTTGCGCGGAATGCCGCTCGTCGGACGATCCCGAGACTGGATGGACGGCCTGATGCAGTTTGTCCAGGTCGATACCGACGGGCGTCCGGTCCCGATCGACGAATCGCTCGACGAGGCGCTTCTTCCGACCCCTGCCTCCTGGGAAGAACTCCAGCGCCGGGCTCAGCAGTTGCTGGCGGTCCGGGTCCGCCCGCATCGAACTCTCCCCGACTGA